Below is a window of Fibrobacter sp. UWB10 DNA.
CCCTTTATAATCGAGTCGCTGGAACGGCGACAGATGATGGATGGCGCACCCGGCGTTATCTTGACACCGGACGGCATTGAACAGCTCGAAGCCGTTATCGAGGCCCCGGCGGTGATTGGCGAGATAGAACAGCCCGTCAATGTGACCCCAAACGACGCCGACTTCTTGACCAAGGCGAGTATCAGGCAGCTTGCTAACACGGAATTTGTCCGTAACCCCGAGACGGGGCTGTATGTGGCAGAAGATTCCGGCGAAATAGTCAAGTCCGTAAACAAGGACTTGATAATAAACCCACAGAAAAATTTTGAAATACAACAGTCCGCACCGCTGAGCGCTGCGGATATTCAAGCCCTGCTCTCCATAGACCCGGACAACCTGGGCGGCAAGGGCGACACGAAAGTTTAATAACAGGAGTACAAATTATGAACAAGTTCAAGACACTACTTTTCTTAGCCGTGTTTAGCGGAATTGCCCTTTGGGGATGTGACGATTCGTCGTCTGCCTCTAGCAACGGACCGGATGAAAACGCAGCGGTTGATTCTTCATCTTCAATCTGTAAAGATTGTGAAGATGAATCAAGTAGTTCTTCTAAAAAGATTGAATCCTCTGATGAAAAGGATGCTATGGTATCAAGTGATGCCAAATCAAATAGTTCGTCTTCGTCTAGTAAAAAAAACGATACTAGTTCGTCATCCCAGAGAGACGATTCTTTGTCAAGTAGTAGTTCTTATGTTCATATCCGTTGTAATGAAAATGAAAGAGATACTGTTGTTAAAGATTGGGGTGTAAAATATTATCGCTGTGAAAACAACGATTGGGTTTTAGATACAACAATCTACATCGAAAAACCCAAAGAATACCCTGTGATGGATAGTTTGTTTGCTACAGAATACGAACCTGTTTATAGTGAATTCGAAGATCCGCGAGACCATCAGGTGTATAAGACGACGATTCTCCACTTGCGCGGTGATGACGGAAGACTTGTTGACGATGTTTTAATTGAGGTGTTCGCCCAGAACTTGAATTACGGTGAGATGATTGATACTAGTATAAAAATACACGATGACACTAAGGTGGAAAAGTATTGTGACTTGAATGACGAATGGTTCTGCAACAACGGCTGGGGCGGCCGTTACACCTGGAGCGAAGCAATGGCCTTGTCTGCCAAGTACGACTCAGTGCTTTGGAAGGATACCGTAGGTGGAGACACTAGGATACATCAGGGTTTGTGTCCGGAGGGTTGGCATATAATGAATGCCTATGAATGGAAAAACTTCACTTCATCTGCAGGGGAAGATTTGGCTTCAAAGGTGAATTGGACTTTGAATAAGCAATATGTGAATTCAACAGGTATGTCGGTGTTGTACCAGATGAAATCTTACAGAGAAAACTGGGGCTTGGCAACCTTTCATTATCCAGTCGAAAGAGATTCGTCATGGATTTTTGTTGAAGATTTAAGCAAAAATTATGCGAAGCATAGCAGTACTGCTGTAAAGAACGGTAATTATTTTTATGTCCGTTGTGTAAGGGATTATTGAT
It encodes the following:
- a CDS encoding FISUMP domain-containing protein translates to MNKFKTLLFLAVFSGIALWGCDDSSSASSNGPDENAAVDSSSSICKDCEDESSSSSKKIESSDEKDAMVSSDAKSNSSSSSSKKNDTSSSSQRDDSLSSSSSYVHIRCNENERDTVVKDWGVKYYRCENNDWVLDTTIYIEKPKEYPVMDSLFATEYEPVYSEFEDPRDHQVYKTTILHLRGDDGRLVDDVLIEVFAQNLNYGEMIDTSIKIHDDTKVEKYCDLNDEWFCNNGWGGRYTWSEAMALSAKYDSVLWKDTVGGDTRIHQGLCPEGWHIMNAYEWKNFTSSAGEDLASKVNWTLNKQYVNSTGMSVLYQMKSYRENWGLATFHYPVERDSSWIFVEDLSKNYAKHSSTAVKNGNYFYVRCVRDY